The DNA sequence CCGAAAGACAGGGAAGTAACCATATTAGATTTTGGATGCGGTAAATCCTATCTGACCTTTGCTATGTATCATTATCTGAAGGAACTAAAAGGGTATCCGGTACGGATTATTGGATTGGATTTAAAAGCAGACGTAATAGAACACTGTAATGAACTTGCGGAAAAATACGGCTATGAAGGACTTAAGTTTTTCGTAGGAGATATTGCACAGTATGAAGGAGTAGATGCAGTAGATATGGTGGTAACCCTTCATGCTTGTGATACGGCTACGGATTATGCTTTGGATAAGGCTATAAAGTGGGGAGCAAAGGTGATTTTGTCAGTGCCCTGCTGTCAGCATGAACTAAACAAACAAATAAGCAATGAATTGTTGCAACCGGTGTTGAAATATGGGTTGATAAAGGAGAGAATGGCGGCTTTGCTTACCGATGCTTTGCGTGCAGAAATCCTAGAAAGTAAGGGCTACCAGGTACAAATACTAGAGTTTATCGATATGGAACATACCCCTAAGAATATATTAATTCGTGGGGTAAAAAAGGGCAGTGAAAAAGACGGAACAGATTACCGAAAGGTAATGGAGTTCTTTGGTGTATCTCCTACATTAGAAACTTTGCAGAACGGAAAGGACGGACAGAATGCGTAAGGGTGTGATAAAAGCAATTGTATTGGTAGCTGTTTTTGGTGTGACCTTAACCGTAACCAGTTTGTTAAGCCATCAAAAGAATATAGATCTTACCACAAAAATGGAAGAAGCTTCTTTGCCAATGATATCGTTGGAAGAGAATGGAACGAAGATTAACGAGTTGTATGGTTATACCTCTGAAATGGATGGTACTGCGGTGCGAGACACCATTGCACCTTTGGGCGAAGATTTAACACTTCCGGTTAGCATCAAGACATATCAAAGTCAGGTAGAAAGCATTTCTTATCAGGTGCGTACCATGGATATGGAGCGTTTGATGGAGGAAGATAAGATAGAAAGCTTTTCGCAAAAGGATGGAGAAATTGATCTGGAGCTTCAGTTTGAAAATATATTAGAAGAAGGCAATGAATACATGCTGATTCTGACGCTGCAATGTGATGGAAGAGAGGTCTATTACTATACCAGAATTATTCGAGAAAGCGGATATCATGTACAGGAAGCGGTAGAGTTTGTGTTGAATTTTCATGAACAGACCTTCGATGGAGAGAATGCAGACGGTCTTGCCACCTATTTAGAGCCAAATGCGCAGGCAGATAATACATCGCTTCAGAAGGTAACGATTCATTCCAGTTTGAAACAGGTTACCTGGGGAGAATTTACCGGAGAACGGGTGGAAAAGCCGGTGCCGTCGATTAAGGAAATAGGTTCATCTTATAATACCATTGTTTTAAATTATGTAGTAACAGCAGCGGGAGAAAATGGAGAAGTAGAATACTATAACGTAGAAGAATATTACCGCGTGCGTTACGGGAACAATCGTATGTATTTGTTGAACTATGAACGTACAATGAATGAGATTTTTCGAGGAGAAAGCGATCGGATAAAGGCAGATAGTATTTCGCTTGGAATTTGTTCTCAGGATGTAGAATACATGGCGAATGAAAAAGGAAGTGTAACTGCGTTTGTACAGGAAGGGGAATTGTGGAGTTATAACAGCGATAACAATCATCTTTCTAAGGTGTACAGCTTCCGGGGAGCGGAGGGGATTGATGCAAGAGAAAATAATCCGCAGCATGAAATAAAGATAATAAAAATAGATGAAACCGGAAGTATGGATTTTGTGGTTTATGGCTATATGAACCGGGGAGATTATGAGGGAAGGACCGGTATTGCGGTATACCATTATGATGGAGTAGGAAATACAACGGAAGAAGAGTTGTTTATCCCATCGGATAAGTCCTATGAGGTATTGAAAGCAGAGTGGGGAAATATTTTCTATGTTAGTGATGGAAATGTATTTTATCTGTTAGTAGGTGACAGTCTTTACAGTATCAACCTTTATACGAGAGAGAGTAAAAAGGTACTGGAGGGAATGGAAGCAGGACGGTATGCAGTATCTGATACGGGAAGATATATCGCATGGCAGGATTCTGAGAACTTGTATAACGCAGCAACTCTGAAAGTTATGGACTTAGAGGGAGAAGAGATTCGAGAAATAAAGGCTGGTGAAGGCGAATATCTGTTGCCGGTTGGGTTTGTGCAGGATGATTTTATATATGGAGCAGCAAGACAGTCTGATGTAGTGGTGGATAATGCCGGAAATACACAGTTTTCCATGTATCGAATTCAGATTGTAGATGAAACTGGAGAAGTTGTAAAAGATTATCAAAAGGATGGTTACTATATTACAAAAGCATATGTAGAGAATGAAACAATTTATTTGAATCGGGTCTATCGGAATGGAAGTGGATTTGTTCCTGCAGACCAGGATACCATTAAAAATCAGCAACTGGAAGCAGAGAAGAACATTACCATAGAGACGACCCAATCAGCGCAAAAGCAGAGTGTTGTACAAATTGCTTTTGCAGGGGAACGGGAAGAGTTGGAAGAATCACCTCAGATTGTAGTGCCAAAAGAAATTCTGGTAGAAGAAGACCGCAGTGTAACTTTGGACACTGGTGTGGAACAGGAGATTTATTATGTGTATAGCGCAGGTAAGATTGTAAAGGCAACCCCGTTTGTAGCAGAAGCAGTTACCACAGCAGATAGTAATATGGGAGTGGTAATTGGAGATAAGCAGAAATATATTTGGCGTCGAGGAAGAAAGTCTTATCAGCCTGTGGTAGGTGATGTGAATATTGATGTGAGTCAGGCAGGGGGAAGCTCCGTAGCAAGATGTTTGACTGCAATCCTTCAGACGGAAGGAATCAGTATGGATGTAGAAGGACTCTTAACACAGGGGGAAACACCAAAGCAAATACTGACAGAAGCTTTGGCAGATTATAAGGTCATAGACCTGACCGGATGTAGTGTGGAACAGGTTTTGTATTATGTAAACCTTAAAACGCCTGTTTTCGCAGTGGTAGATAATGAAGCATTATTGATTGTAGGATATGATGAGCATAACACCATTCTTTACAATCCGGAAACCAATACTACTTATAAAATGGGACTTCAGGACAGCAATGCTATGTTTACGTCGGCTGGAAATGTTTTTCTGGGGTACATCCAATAGTGAAAAGGGACATTTTCCGATTTAGGAGGATGTCCCTTTTTGCTAAAAATAAGAACTTTGTGTTAAAAAGTGAGGAATATTATGCAAGAATTTCATAAATCCTAATAGTATAATGCAAGTAGGTTGGGAGGTGTGAAATGAATATAGCGGCAATAAAACATAGGTGTGCATTTACAGATTGTTATGCACGGAATCAAGATGAAATTGTGATAAATGTAACAACAGGAAAGGATATTACTAACGTAAATATCATACATAATGATCCTTATATATCGGGAGTTTCCGGTAGGCGTCCGTGGGTTGGGGAAAAATTAAAAATGGAGTTGGGGAGAGAATTGGAGAATTCATTTATCTGGACGATAAAACTATCTCCCAAATTTAAAAGAGAACAGTACTATTTTGAAATATTTTCTAATGCAGAGAAAGTATATCTATTGGAAGACAGAGTTTATACAGAAAAAGAAATGAATGTATCCGGGAAGATGAAACAGTATTTTAAATATCCCTGGCTGAATGAATCTGATATATGCCGGTGCCCAAAGTGGGTAGAGAAAACCATATGGTATCAGATTATGCCGGATAAGTTTTGCCGTGGTGATGCAGGAGGCAAAAGAGTAAAGTTGCGGGAATGGGGTGAGACAGAAAACTTATCTTATGAAGATTTTTTCGGAGGTGATATAAAGGGGATAACCGGTAAACTGGAATATCTGAAAGATTTAGGAATATCCGGAATATATCTTACACCAATATTTCAGTCGGATACCAACCATAAGTATAATACGTTCAATTATAAACTGATTGATGAGGACTTTGGAACGGAAGAAGACTTAAAAGAACTCATTCAAAAGGCACATAGCTTGGGAATTAGAGTTATGCTGGATGCAGTATTTAATCATTGTGGTACGGATTTTTTTGCATGGAAAGACGTAGTAAAGAACGGAAAAAATTCAAAATACTACGAATGGTTTTTTATTCACGAGAAAGATTTCTACACTCAGGATATAAAGACAAAGGATGGCAGATATTTTTCCTTT is a window from the Roseburia sp. 499 genome containing:
- a CDS encoding class I SAM-dependent methyltransferase translates to MEELQELLYKYLNQSLVQIIISNPRNREVAGKIHLRPVLVKEELVFQASEYKEKKVYHKNLVREDAIQQVLCWLEEYRQLEVVSQLGQATVLISKKGKITVKEKKAPACVKQIDLSHNRKKKYILDPEKKVEFLVDLGVQTKEGKIVHAKYDNFRQINRFLEFIEDILPELPKDREVTILDFGCGKSYLTFAMYHYLKELKGYPVRIIGLDLKADVIEHCNELAEKYGYEGLKFFVGDIAQYEGVDAVDMVVTLHACDTATDYALDKAIKWGAKVILSVPCCQHELNKQISNELLQPVLKYGLIKERMAALLTDALRAEILESKGYQVQILEFIDMEHTPKNILIRGVKKGSEKDGTDYRKVMEFFGVSPTLETLQNGKDGQNA
- a CDS encoding glycoside hydrolase family 13 protein is translated as MNIAAIKHRCAFTDCYARNQDEIVINVTTGKDITNVNIIHNDPYISGVSGRRPWVGEKLKMELGRELENSFIWTIKLSPKFKREQYYFEIFSNAEKVYLLEDRVYTEKEMNVSGKMKQYFKYPWLNESDICRCPKWVEKTIWYQIMPDKFCRGDAGGKRVKLREWGETENLSYEDFFGGDIKGITGKLEYLKDLGISGIYLTPIFQSDTNHKYNTFNYKLIDEDFGTEEDLKELIQKAHSLGIRVMLDAVFNHCGTDFFAWKDVVKNGKNSKYYEWFFIHEKDFYTQDIKTKDGRYFSFAFEANMPKLNTNHVEVMEYFLEICRYWVKEWQIDGIRFDVGNEISHSFVKKLHYELKEINPEIFLLGEIWHDSIQWLLGDEFDSVMNYPFLESIHDFWIEKEKNSYDFMYGINRCFSMYYEQINHVLFNLLDSHDVVRAYTRCGENIDIFLQQFVLLMTMPGTPCIYYGTEIAMAGDGNPYNRKSMPWDEIAEGEYDSIIKEVKAIIALRTQYNQLNGEKTSWKHEDNHKRLIHYVRTTNEIETAIEVYLNASDKEVEIPVQGNVIYGRNYKNGYIQENGILILETKKDKEMVIC